A single genomic interval of Phocoenobacter uteri harbors:
- a CDS encoding S6 family peptidase, with protein MNFKQTTLSVALTTAFMSMTQAQLLNIDTFHYQDYLDFGQNKGKFIPTDTPFDYQGRNGNVAHFTAMPDFSHRNQSGNITAMGRNNVVTAYHVRTYFYPNTVTTKGDHYNNRWGNTTYLFNYDKAKQEENKEGVYGRDTMFLRTNKYVVEGKADALSIDGITENPSALINTKEKQCAALPEREQKVACYNENYARKTEFDKQMTDYLMNNLAKNEQGDPQLYQSGSGTLSFIKDNEKFGALNDPKKDNEGIQYNINPYHNGKSGGLWFLSEEVSPNSKSNQVVNWGVATGFLSNKRKEKELNFNGEGYVIEGSSFDGDGNFNKYNPSDFIKNKFVSAVDKGDSGSGVVAYDTKTKKWVLLGVNSETSFTDARLSPVLDVDYQDFKKKYEVIKTANDSLEKDKDNVFQTPVTLNFTQDLDLDSGGLVFQKGENTLTGTANISDIAGLDIEKNATLNLNNSLTLNGKNLHKVGDGTLKVNTATNGNLRFGNGTVELNNTNAFEKIYITGKTATVKLNSDFDSNNKLFFADGGGVLDLNGHNQHLTQISANNNRAKIINGGTQAVNLSLNLADNIPVNEKEKGIAYHFSDDVDKKANIVHAQIGDENHQQINVNVTGKADKKIAFDGGFNVNDLRVENGTVVLQSHPTLHAYLKPSAYYTTPRGDNGQSRIKPQNACDDMWVSRYDSYYTNPSRQCHIEMYQKYLADKNERDITRPSTLTQSDWDNRQYRAENITVNENANLVVASSTELHGNIIAKQGSTVNFGKNQHFIDRLDGENTYGNGFKYQQAVTEGTATADFGKKSFNDEITTDNATISSTIAHFSPSHLTMTEGELNADYWQVKDNQIANFTQNMTAKVKNLMTAGSINLDNSTLTVNEKFEQTAGTISGLNNATLNFNDVKFTQRGGNIAVPKVNLNHTAIADPVNLSNLTHLTLKDNSAIKLNDIDLADTTLQTDDSSNIEVATLHVPNKAVTLNANTKVTKELQITQGSETAVRSDKATTLGEQALMNIHLSQEFVDNEAQKEITIPFENLTADEQRVAYLDGKGDYRYTYLDNQIVIRKVPKPTPPVIEPKQEENIVTKPEKVTPPVVEPKQEEQIVTKPEKVTSPVVEPKQEEQIVTKPEKITPPVVEPKQEEKIVTKPEKITPPVVEPKQEEKIVTKPEKVTPPVVEPKQEEQIVTKPEKVTPPVVEPKQEKPVEVWQHPLLSHINNYANSQHNAYFYRLWKGINQNENSTPLRKKMMNKVRHDFTQLAKLADPSVHQWALVNDMILRDRDSLFTETMASHNGVIQALGGHYSVNDSVKLGLTALLGSRQGARMTLQYQTEDWTIALRESVLTSKEKESFIAKSTAEKQSASWRNTLINSELAVEKSWEFAKNWQVGTRAVLGHQMQKNSGFETEDFAVKGNRRQWLTTGAGLMIQQQSAQWQNRVNIGATYFTPIGDHKQRVGFIGHSNYQIDAKKLHLQWFADWETRYQITPNFSIGFGVAQKAKNTSAKIGIDYQF; from the coding sequence ATGAATTTCAAACAAACAACGCTTTCAGTGGCTCTGACCACTGCTTTTATGAGCATGACCCAAGCTCAACTTCTTAATATTGATACCTTTCATTATCAGGATTATTTAGATTTTGGGCAAAATAAAGGAAAATTTATCCCCACAGATACACCTTTTGATTATCAAGGTAGGAATGGCAATGTTGCTCATTTTACGGCTATGCCTGATTTTTCTCATCGTAATCAGTCAGGGAATATTACGGCAATGGGACGTAATAATGTTGTCACTGCTTATCATGTGCGTACGTATTTTTATCCGAATACGGTAACGACAAAAGGCGACCATTATAATAATCGCTGGGGCAACACCACTTATTTATTTAATTACGACAAGGCTAAGCAAGAAGAAAATAAAGAAGGCGTTTATGGGCGTGATACGATGTTTTTACGCACCAACAAATATGTCGTAGAAGGGAAAGCCGACGCACTTTCTATTGATGGGATTACTGAAAATCCATCAGCTTTAATCAATACAAAAGAAAAACAATGTGCAGCATTACCAGAAAGAGAGCAAAAAGTTGCTTGTTATAATGAAAATTATGCTCGTAAAACAGAGTTTGATAAGCAAATGACGGATTACTTGATGAATAATCTTGCTAAAAATGAGCAAGGTGATCCTCAATTGTATCAATCGGGTTCTGGTACGCTGAGTTTTATTAAAGATAATGAGAAATTTGGTGCGCTGAATGATCCGAAAAAAGATAATGAAGGTATACAGTACAATATCAATCCTTATCACAATGGTAAGAGTGGAGGGCTTTGGTTTTTATCGGAAGAAGTTTCGCCTAATAGTAAAAGTAATCAAGTTGTTAATTGGGGAGTGGCAACAGGTTTTCTTTCAAACAAACGCAAGGAAAAAGAGCTAAATTTTAATGGCGAAGGCTATGTAATAGAAGGCTCATCTTTTGACGGCGATGGAAATTTTAATAAATATAATCCGAGTGATTTTATTAAGAATAAGTTCGTTTCTGCTGTTGATAAAGGTGACAGTGGTAGCGGTGTGGTTGCTTACGATACCAAAACTAAAAAATGGGTATTACTCGGTGTGAATTCTGAAACCAGCTTTACCGATGCTCGGCTTTCTCCCGTGCTTGATGTGGATTACCAAGATTTTAAGAAAAAATATGAAGTGATCAAAACAGCAAATGATAGCTTAGAAAAAGATAAAGACAATGTTTTTCAAACACCCGTCACTTTAAACTTCACCCAAGATCTAGATTTAGACAGTGGCGGTTTGGTGTTCCAAAAGGGCGAGAATACCTTAACGGGAACGGCAAATATTAGCGATATTGCAGGGCTAGATATTGAAAAAAATGCAACGCTTAATCTCAATAATTCCCTGACTTTAAATGGCAAAAATTTGCATAAAGTAGGCGATGGTACGCTTAAAGTGAATACTGCAACCAACGGAAATTTACGATTTGGAAATGGTACAGTTGAACTTAATAATACAAATGCGTTTGAGAAAATTTATATCACAGGTAAAACCGCAACGGTTAAATTGAACAGCGATTTTGACTCAAATAATAAGCTCTTTTTTGCTGACGGTGGCGGTGTTTTAGACCTAAACGGTCATAATCAACATTTAACCCAAATTTCTGCGAATAATAATCGAGCGAAAATTATCAATGGCGGAACACAAGCGGTCAATTTATCCCTTAATTTAGCAGATAATATTCCTGTCAATGAAAAAGAAAAGGGCATTGCCTATCATTTTTCTGACGATGTCGATAAAAAAGCAAATATTGTTCACGCTCAAATTGGCGATGAAAATCATCAGCAAATAAATGTAAATGTGACAGGAAAAGCAGATAAAAAAATTGCCTTTGATGGTGGTTTTAATGTTAATGATCTTCGCGTAGAAAATGGAACGGTTGTGTTGCAATCGCACCCAACTCTTCACGCTTATTTAAAACCAAGTGCTTATTACACCACACCTCGTGGCGATAATGGTCAATCACGCATTAAGCCACAAAATGCTTGTGATGATATGTGGGTATCACGCTATGATAGTTACTATACCAATCCTTCGCGTCAATGCCACATTGAAATGTATCAAAAATATTTGGCGGATAAAAATGAACGAGACATCACTCGCCCGAGTACGCTAACACAATCGGATTGGGATAATCGTCAATACCGTGCTGAAAATATTACCGTGAATGAAAATGCCAACCTTGTTGTTGCAAGCTCAACGGAACTACACGGAAATATTATCGCCAAGCAAGGTTCAACAGTCAATTTTGGTAAAAACCAACATTTTATTGACCGCTTAGATGGCGAAAATACCTATGGTAACGGCTTTAAATATCAGCAAGCAGTCACAGAGGGAACGGCAACAGCAGATTTTGGTAAAAAATCTTTCAATGATGAAATTACCACAGACAATGCCACAATTTCTAGCACAATCGCACATTTTAGTCCAAGCCATTTGACGATGACTGAGGGCGAACTGAATGCAGATTACTGGCAAGTGAAAGACAATCAAATTGCAAATTTTACTCAAAATATGACCGCTAAGGTGAAAAATTTAATGACTGCGGGAAGTATTAACCTTGATAATTCTACTTTAACGGTAAATGAAAAATTCGAGCAAACCGCAGGGACTATTTCAGGCTTAAATAACGCAACATTGAATTTTAACGATGTAAAATTTACCCAACGTGGCGGAAATATTGCGGTACCAAAAGTGAACTTAAATCACACCGCGATTGCTGATCCTGTGAATTTATCAAATTTAACGCACTTAACCTTAAAAGATAACAGTGCGATTAAATTAAATGACATTGATTTAGCTGATACCACACTCCAAACGGACGATAGCTCAAATATTGAAGTTGCAACATTACACGTGCCAAATAAAGCCGTGACTTTGAATGCGAATACCAAAGTGACCAAAGAATTACAGATCACACAAGGTTCAGAAACAGCGGTGCGTTCCGATAAAGCGACAACCTTGGGCGAGCAGGCTTTAATGAATATTCATTTATCTCAGGAATTTGTGGATAACGAGGCGCAAAAAGAAATTACTATTCCTTTTGAAAATTTAACTGCGGATGAGCAACGTGTTGCATACCTAGATGGAAAAGGCGATTACCGTTATACCTATCTGGATAATCAGATTGTTATTCGTAAAGTACCTAAGCCAACCCCACCAGTGATAGAGCCTAAACAGGAAGAGAACATTGTGACGAAACCTGAAAAAGTTACACCGCCAGTAGTTGAGCCTAAACAGGAAGAACAGATTGTCACTAAACCTGAAAAAGTCACCTCACCAGTGGTTGAACCTAAACAGGAAGAACAGATTGTGACTAAGCCTGAAAAAATCACACCGCCAGTAGTGGAGCCTAAACAGGAAGAAAAAATTGTGACTAAGCCTGAAAAAATCACACCGCCAGTAGTGGAGCCTAAACAGGAAGAAAAAATTGTGACTAAACCTGAAAAAGTCACCCCTCCAGTGGTTGAACCTAAGCAGGAAGAACAAATTGTGACTAAGCCTGAAAAAGTCACCCCACCAGTAGTTGAACCTAAACAGGAAAAACCAGTAGAAGTGTGGCAACATCCTTTATTGAGTCATATAAACAATTATGCGAATAGCCAGCATAATGCCTATTTCTATCGCTTATGGAAGGGGATTAACCAAAATGAGAATTCTACGCCATTACGTAAGAAAATGATGAACAAAGTACGCCACGATTTTACTCAATTAGCGAAGTTGGCGGATCCAAGTGTACATCAATGGGCGTTAGTCAATGATATGATTTTGCGTGATCGTGATAGTTTGTTTACTGAAACGATGGCAAGTCATAATGGCGTTATTCAAGCCTTAGGTGGGCATTATAGTGTCAATGATTCAGTGAAACTTGGCTTGACTGCGTTGTTAGGAAGTCGTCAAGGTGCAAGAATGACACTTCAATATCAAACCGAAGATTGGACGATTGCGTTAAGAGAAAGCGTATTGACGAGTAAAGAAAAAGAAAGCTTTATCGCTAAAAGTACTGCTGAAAAGCAATCAGCAAGCTGGCGTAATACCCTCATCAATAGTGAACTAGCGGTTGAAAAATCGTGGGAATTTGCAAAAAATTGGCAGGTGGGAACGCGTGCTGTATTGGGGCATCAAATGCAGAAAAACAGCGGGTTTGAAACCGAAGATTTTGCGGTGAAAGGAAATCGCCGTCAGTGGTTGACGACAGGGGCTGGATTGATGATTCAACAACAATCTGCACAATGGCAAAATCGCGTTAATATTGGTGCAACTTATTTCACACCAATTGGCGATCACAAACAGCGTGTTGGTTTTATTGGTCACTCAAATTATCAAATTGACGCTAAAAAACTGCATTTACAATGGTTTGCAGATTGGGAAACACGTTATCAAATCACACCGAATTTCAGTATCGGATTTGGCGTTGCTCAGAAAGCGAAAAATACCAGTGCTAAAATAGGCATTGATTACCAATTCTAA
- a CDS encoding cytochrome c biogenesis protein CcdA, with amino-acid sequence MIEQQLVISSVFLAGLASFLSPCIFPIMPIYFGILSKGGRKILNTFLFILGLSVTFIGLGFSFSFLGDLLFNETTRVVAGVIVIILGIHQLDIIKFGFLERTKTVEIKTSGKSASIEAFILGLTFSLGWTPCIGPILASVLALSSQESSALYGVTMMFVYVLGLATPFVIFSLFSEELLKKTKVLNNHLGKFKIFGGVLIILMGILLITNNLNVFM; translated from the coding sequence ATGATCGAACAACAATTAGTTATTAGTAGTGTATTTTTAGCGGGGCTAGCCTCTTTTTTATCGCCGTGTATATTTCCAATTATGCCGATCTATTTTGGTATTTTAAGTAAAGGAGGCAGAAAAATCCTTAATACATTTTTATTTATTCTAGGGTTATCTGTTACTTTTATTGGACTCGGATTTAGTTTTAGCTTTTTAGGCGACTTGCTCTTTAATGAAACGACGCGTGTTGTCGCAGGGGTAATCGTCATTATTCTTGGTATTCATCAATTAGATATCATTAAATTCGGCTTTTTAGAAAGAACCAAAACCGTAGAAATTAAAACCTCAGGTAAAAGTGCCTCAATTGAAGCCTTTATTTTAGGACTCACATTTAGCTTAGGTTGGACACCTTGTATTGGCCCAATTTTAGCATCAGTATTAGCCTTATCGAGCCAAGAAAGTTCAGCACTTTATGGGGTGACAATGATGTTTGTATATGTACTTGGACTCGCAACACCTTTTGTCATTTTCTCATTATTCTCAGAAGAATTATTGAAGAAAACCAAAGTATTAAATAACCATCTCGGTAAATTCAAAATTTTTGGTGGCGTACTGATTATCTTAATGGGTATTTTGCTGATTACGAATAACTTAAATGTCTTTATGTAA
- a CDS encoding zf-HC2 domain-containing protein, which translates to MKCLQVTKLISQSQERKLKLAEKCGVVSHLVICPQCRNFNQNCQTMRQMMKKFAKEE; encoded by the coding sequence ATGAAATGTTTACAAGTGACTAAACTTATTTCACAGTCCCAAGAAAGAAAATTAAAATTGGCTGAAAAATGTGGGGTAGTGTCTCATTTAGTTATTTGCCCACAATGTCGTAATTTTAATCAGAATTGCCAAACAATGCGTCAAATGATGAAAAAGTTTGCTAAAGAAGAATAA
- a CDS encoding redoxin family protein, which translates to MKKYFSILLALFSINAYAQTSLADIPLKNLNNQPVSLNQYKGKDVYVKVWASWCPFCLAGLADLDKLSAEKDKNFEVITIVSPTHRGEKSTEDFIRWYNGLDYKNITVLLDEQGEIIKRARIRGYPSSIILDKELNIKKSQAGHLTNEQIKKVFE; encoded by the coding sequence ATGAAAAAATATTTTTCTATATTGCTGGCGTTATTCTCAATTAACGCCTATGCACAAACAAGTTTAGCGGATATTCCACTTAAAAATTTGAATAATCAGCCTGTTTCACTTAACCAATATAAAGGTAAAGACGTTTATGTGAAAGTTTGGGCATCGTGGTGTCCATTCTGCTTAGCGGGATTAGCAGACCTTGATAAATTGAGTGCTGAAAAAGACAAAAATTTTGAAGTGATTACCATTGTCTCGCCGACTCACAGAGGCGAAAAATCAACGGAAGATTTTATTCGCTGGTACAACGGATTAGATTACAAAAATATCACTGTACTACTTGATGAACAAGGAGAAATTATTAAACGAGCCAGAATTCGTGGTTATCCTTCAAGTATCATTTTAGATAAAGAACTTAATATCAAAAAATCTCAAGCAGGGCATTTGACTAACGAACAAATCAAAAAAGTATTTGAATAA
- the msrAB gene encoding bifunctional peptide-methionine (S)-S-oxide reductase MsrA/peptide-methionine (R)-S-oxide reductase MsrB, whose product MKKLNFSILALLVCSVNVMANNKTNNQMEHTMMTQTQTENLQHIYLAGGCFWGIEAYMEKIYGVKDAVSGYANGKTSQTNYQLIGKTDHAETVKVTYDANKISLEKLLKYYFQVIDPTSVNKQGNDRGRQYRTGVYYQNDMDKAVVLKVIEQQQKKYQDKIQVEVEPLKNYVLAEDYHQDYLAKNPNGYCHIDLEKANNVIIDPNDYPKPSDKELKAKLTPLQYSVTQKKNTEHSFSNEYWDNFKDGIYVDVTTGEPLFSSMDKFESGCGWPSFTKPIDKDVVNYDDDTSFNMVRTEVLSRSGQAHLGHVFDDGPKDKGGLRYCINSAAIKFIPLEQMEAEGYGYLINQVKGQTK is encoded by the coding sequence ATGAAAAAATTAAACTTTTCTATCTTGGCTTTATTAGTTTGTTCCGTTAATGTAATGGCAAACAATAAAACAAATAATCAGATGGAGCATACAATGATGACGCAAACACAAACTGAAAACTTGCAACATATTTACTTAGCGGGCGGCTGTTTCTGGGGTATTGAAGCCTATATGGAAAAAATATATGGCGTGAAAGACGCTGTTTCAGGCTATGCAAATGGCAAAACATCTCAAACAAATTATCAGCTAATCGGAAAAACCGATCACGCGGAAACGGTAAAAGTGACTTATGACGCCAATAAAATTTCGTTAGAAAAATTATTGAAATACTATTTCCAAGTTATCGATCCAACCAGCGTAAATAAACAAGGCAATGATCGTGGCAGACAGTATCGTACTGGCGTTTACTACCAAAATGATATGGATAAAGCTGTTGTATTAAAAGTGATTGAGCAACAGCAGAAAAAATATCAAGATAAAATTCAAGTGGAAGTTGAGCCGTTAAAAAATTATGTATTAGCGGAAGACTATCATCAGGATTATTTAGCAAAAAATCCTAATGGTTATTGTCATATTGATTTAGAGAAAGCAAATAATGTGATTATCGATCCAAATGATTATCCAAAGCCAAGCGATAAAGAATTAAAAGCAAAATTAACACCGTTACAATATAGCGTTACCCAAAAGAAAAACACTGAGCATTCGTTCAGTAATGAATATTGGGATAATTTCAAAGACGGTATTTATGTAGATGTCACCACTGGCGAACCGTTATTTTCATCAATGGATAAATTTGAATCGGGCTGTGGTTGGCCAAGCTTCACGAAGCCAATTGATAAAGATGTCGTAAATTATGATGATGATACGAGTTTTAATATGGTCAGAACTGAAGTATTAAGCCGTAGTGGTCAAGCACACTTAGGACACGTTTTTGATGACGGTCCAAAAGACAAAGGTGGCTTACGCTATTGCATTAACAGTGCCGCAATTAAATTTATTCCATTAGAACAAATGGAAGCAGAAGGATATGGTTATTTAATCAACCAAGTAAAAGGACAAACAAAATAA
- a CDS encoding autotransporter domain-containing protein — MKFKRNTLSLLCLFSSVSMAQEVVVFGDSLSDMGQNNWNHKAAYLKNNGQYHWLYNEHLANALGSQLTPSTQNGTNYAFSGGVIVGKNNARTPIQSHLAVEKQVDHYLNTAVKKDAMHILWAGGNDMAAILAQAITKKTPEEKQAYVLASMQEMTQTMAMQWQKLKQAGVTQVIAPTIPNITYTPEFFNQLGLTAGNMISQKSLGFINKNDFITIFNHAAKELSAQPTKNAQDLEKYRLQVFEKSAKDFYKSRWSITQWGLSKAGYDAKGIAKALLTAYKKITQEALKVTHLVNANITTALNQVGGNIVRVDADGLVKEMISDPLRYGIENTTAPACEGSTADPKTPACNPADQAVANKRLFADSFHPGTKAHKAMADYILNVVQTPKQMGILIPMLQQQDDVVSDFTRQQSNQNRLTPQTAHTLGSVISYQKQKEGDSLHIGAKVQFDPHWQWAVFANTQQQNTQNGLVNIKTRNRALSTALRYDAQHWYLGSAAQLNLTKFDTQRMTHIGESSHPQSAHSNTNSLGFSVFGGYEWQFNNWDFTLLADLNKTKTNIGAFGEENADITQMEFAVDTLHSLKSGIGFDLRYKSQQWQPYLTTRWVKEWNNEEKNIKATLNGSAFLTAIQQDKSWVNVMAGLQFKPIDSSFYINLGLNKDIGRQDKLSDTNFQAVIGVTF; from the coding sequence GTGAAATTTAAAAGAAATACATTATCGTTATTATGTTTATTCAGTTCAGTGTCTATGGCACAAGAAGTCGTCGTTTTTGGCGATAGTTTAAGTGATATGGGACAAAATAACTGGAATCATAAAGCGGCATACTTGAAAAACAATGGGCAATATCATTGGCTTTATAACGAACATTTGGCGAATGCTCTCGGCAGCCAATTAACCCCCTCGACACAAAATGGTACAAATTATGCGTTTAGTGGTGGTGTGATTGTGGGTAAAAATAATGCTCGTACCCCGATTCAATCTCATTTGGCGGTTGAAAAACAAGTTGATCACTATTTAAATACCGCTGTAAAAAAAGACGCGATGCACATTCTTTGGGCGGGTGGAAATGATATGGCGGCAATACTTGCCCAAGCAATCACGAAAAAAACACCCGAAGAAAAACAAGCCTATGTTTTAGCGAGTATGCAAGAAATGACGCAAACAATGGCAATGCAATGGCAGAAATTAAAACAGGCTGGTGTGACACAAGTGATTGCACCAACAATTCCAAATATCACTTATACCCCTGAATTTTTTAATCAGTTAGGGCTCACCGCAGGAAATATGATTTCTCAAAAATCATTAGGTTTTATTAACAAAAATGATTTTATTACCATTTTTAATCACGCCGCAAAAGAGCTATCCGCACAACCAACCAAAAATGCACAAGATTTAGAAAAATATCGCTTACAGGTGTTTGAAAAATCTGCCAAAGATTTTTATAAAAGCCGTTGGAGTATCACTCAATGGGGATTATCAAAAGCAGGCTATGATGCAAAAGGCATCGCAAAAGCCTTACTCACCGCATACAAAAAAATTACCCAAGAAGCATTAAAAGTCACCCATTTAGTCAATGCGAATATCACTACGGCATTAAACCAAGTTGGAGGCAATATTGTGCGAGTGGATGCTGATGGGTTGGTTAAAGAGATGATCAGCGATCCACTGCGTTACGGTATTGAAAATACCACAGCCCCAGCTTGCGAAGGCAGTACTGCAGATCCAAAAACCCCCGCGTGTAATCCAGCAGATCAAGCGGTAGCAAATAAACGATTATTTGCAGATAGTTTCCATCCAGGTACCAAAGCTCATAAGGCGATGGCTGACTATATTTTAAATGTGGTACAAACACCAAAACAGATGGGGATTTTAATTCCGATGTTACAACAACAAGATGATGTTGTATCTGATTTCACCCGCCAACAAAGTAATCAAAATCGTCTGACACCTCAAACAGCACATACTCTTGGCTCAGTTATCAGCTATCAAAAACAAAAAGAGGGCGATAGCTTGCATATTGGCGCAAAAGTACAATTTGATCCACACTGGCAATGGGCGGTTTTTGCGAATACACAACAACAAAACACCCAAAATGGCTTGGTGAATATTAAAACCAGAAACCGAGCATTGAGTACTGCACTACGCTATGATGCTCAACATTGGTATTTAGGATCGGCAGCACAACTCAATCTGACTAAATTTGACACTCAACGAATGACTCACATTGGGGAATCAAGTCATCCTCAATCTGCACATAGCAATACCAATAGCTTGGGATTCTCTGTATTTGGGGGCTATGAGTGGCAATTCAATAATTGGGATTTCACGCTATTAGCAGACTTAAATAAAACCAAAACCAACATTGGGGCATTTGGGGAAGAAAATGCGGATATTACCCAAATGGAATTTGCTGTGGATACACTACACAGCCTGAAAAGTGGCATAGGGTTTGATTTACGTTATAAGTCTCAACAGTGGCAACCTTATCTCACCACACGTTGGGTGAAAGAGTGGAACAACGAAGAAAAGAATATTAAAGCAACACTGAACGGTAGTGCATTCTTAACTGCGATTCAGCAAGATAAAAGCTGGGTCAATGTAATGGCGGGCTTGCAATTTAAACCAATAGATTCATCGTTCTATATCAATTTAGGATTGAATAAAGATATTGGTCGTCAGGACAAGCTATCTGATACAAATTTCCAAGCCGTTATTGGCGTGACTTTCTAA
- a CDS encoding sigma-70 family RNA polymerase sigma factor, with translation MNEISNHQIDDIRQQMLKFAHLQLKNSDVAEDMVQDALLSAFKNIAHFKRKAALKTWIFAILKNKIIDYLRQKDRLVLESDLIDEEDENTFFDQKDHWKPEYSQTAWQENEDKIYSKEFWLIFEACLTYLPAKQAQVFMMREYLDFPSKEICETVKITTSNLHILLYRARLQLQHCLSKKLVSEN, from the coding sequence ATCAATGAGATATCTAACCATCAAATTGATGATATTCGACAACAAATGTTGAAGTTTGCTCATTTACAGCTAAAAAATAGCGATGTTGCAGAAGATATGGTACAAGATGCTTTATTAAGTGCGTTTAAAAATATTGCACATTTTAAACGTAAAGCGGCATTAAAAACGTGGATCTTTGCCATTTTAAAAAATAAAATTATTGATTATTTGCGTCAAAAAGATCGCTTAGTACTAGAAAGTGATCTAATAGATGAAGAAGATGAAAATACATTTTTTGATCAAAAAGATCATTGGAAACCAGAATATAGCCAAACGGCGTGGCAGGAAAATGAAGATAAAATTTATTCAAAGGAATTTTGGTTGATTTTTGAGGCGTGTTTAACTTATTTACCTGCCAAGCAAGCTCAGGTCTTTATGATGAGAGAGTATTTAGACTTTCCATCGAAAGAAATTTGTGAAACCGTCAAAATCACGACGAGTAATTTACATATTTTGTTATATCGTGCCAGATTACAATTACAACATTGTTTATCTAAAAAATTAGTATCGGAGAATTAA